A DNA window from Hordeum vulgare subsp. vulgare chromosome 1H, MorexV3_pseudomolecules_assembly, whole genome shotgun sequence contains the following coding sequences:
- the LOC123405506 gene encoding calcium/calmodulin-regulated receptor-like kinase 1, with amino-acid sequence MSSDEILAVKVLANNSKQGEKEFQNEVLLLGRLHHRNLVNLVGYCAEKGQHILLYAYMPNGSLASHLYGENSAPLRWELRVNIALDVARGLEYLHDGVVPPVVHRDIKSSNILLDQSMHARSHYCLRDTEGVGGHGGWSSNHAK; translated from the exons ATGTCATCTGATGAGATACTGGCTGTTAAAGTACTTGCTAACAATTCAAAGCAAGGTGAAAAGGAGTTCCAAAATGAG GTCTTACTTCTTGGGCGATTGCACCACAGGAATCTGGTGAACTTGGTTGGCTACTGTGCTGAAAAAGGGCAACACATTCTGTTATATGCATACATGCCTAATGGGAGCCTTGCATCGCACTTATATG GTGAAAACAGTGCACCACTGAGGTGGGAATTGAGGGTAAATATAGCTCTAGATGTTGCTAGGGGGTTGGAATATCTACATGATGGG GTTGTTCCTCCAGTAGTTCATCGGGACATCAAATCATCAAACATTTTACTGGATCAGTCCATGCATGCTAGG AGTCACTATTGCCTCAGAGATACGGAAGGTGTAGGAGGCCATGGAGGTTGGAGCTCCAACCACGCCAAGTAA